The following DNA comes from Candidatus Peregrinibacteria bacterium.
AGAAAATTGACCAAGTACAAGTGTTGCTTGCTCCAGTTGTTTTTGAATCGCAAGGTCGAATGTTAAGTGTTGCGTTAAAAAAATATCAGCAGGAAGAAAAAATTGATATGATTCTTTTTTTCGCGTTTCGCCCGGAAATGTAGTACTGAGGTAAGCTGTCATGGTCTATTTTTCTTGAATATTAACTTTATTTTAAGGATAAAAAATAGATTATGCAATTTTTTAATCTATTTTTATTTCTAAAAATATACTATAAATTTATATAATCTATTTTTTAGATTAAAAGTTTATTATAAAGAAATATAATCATTTTTGTTGTAGTCCAATTTTTACAATATGTCTTTGCAGATATTCACTGCTTCTTCTAGCAGAAGTAATTCTGCCCCAATCTGATTCCAGTTATTTTTCACAAAGTCCACCAAATTTTTACAAACGGAGTTTTTTCTTCGTTCTTTTGTTGATCAAACAGAATTACGCCTATCGATACTTTTAGAAGTGTTTGCACTATAATCTCGTGGTTTTTTCCAAAGACAAAAACAATAATTTGTTTTTTTAAAGCCAATAAAATAGGTTTGCTTCCAAAGTTTTTGTTTTTTTTTTCGTCTTCTGTTACAATGAGGTTGATCGAAAGTTTTTCTCTTAAGTTTTCGTTCCATGTGCTGGAATTCATTTGAGATTCGGCACCTTCAGAACTAAAAAATCGAAGGAATATACATGAACATTTTGCTTTTTCACTTATTACCGTGATGAATCGTTTTTTTCAAAAAAAACCAAAACCGCCACAATCATTTCGTGGCAAAAAACCTCCTTTAGAAAAACAAGGTGGGCATCCAAATGTTTCCCAAGAAAATCGGGAAATTCAACCGAATGAAAAAAAAGGGGTGCTCCGCGCCTATATTTTGGGAGGACTGAACGAAGTCGGAAAAAACTGTCTTGCGTTGGAATGTAACGGAGACATTATTGTTGTCGATGTCGGTATGGCATTCCCCGATGATGAAATGCTCGGGGTGGATTTTGTCATTCCCGATACTACATTTCTCGAGCGCAATAAAAAGCGTATTCGCGGTTTTGTTATTACCCACGGACATCTCGACCATATAGGAGCTTTACAACACGTTCTCCCAAAGGTTGGTTTTCCGCCACTGATTATGACAAAACTCACTGAGGGGCTCGTTCGAAAACGACTTGAGGAGCATGGGGTCAACAATCAAACAACAATCCATGTGGTTGATCCATACAAAGACACGTTCCAACTCGGATGTTTTGCTCTTGAGTTCTTTCCAGTAAACCATTCCATTCCCGACTGTATGGGTGTCTATGGAAAAACTCCAGCTGGGACTTTTGTTCACACAGGAGATTTTAAGTTCGATTTTACTCCGGCAGATGGAAATCCGGCAGAAGTGGGACGCATGGCAGAAATTGGAAAAGCGGGTGTGGACGTTCTTTTTTGCGAGAGCACCAATGCCCCAAAAGCGGGGTTTTGTATTTCGGAAAAAGTTATCGCCGAGAATCTGCACGAAGTTGTTCGAAATGCTCAAGGAAGAATTATTCTTGCAAGTTTTTCTTCACTCGTTTCCCGTATTCAGCAGGTTGTGCATTTTGCAAACAAATACAATCGCAAGGTTTTTATATCGGGACGGAGCATGCAAAATACCCTAGAAATTGCCGCTCAACTCGGATTTTTTAAGGTTCCAAAAGGATCCATTCGGCGCCTTGGTCCGGCAGCGGATGAGCTTCCTGCAAATCAAGTACTCATTCTCACAACTGGTTCTCAAGGAGAGCCACGAAGTGCACTGACGCGTATTGGACATGGAACACATCCACAAATTACCGTTCAAAGGGGAGATACTATTGTTTTTAGCAGTTCGCCTATTCCGGGAAACGAACGAGGAGTGTATTCGAGCATTAACAACCTTATTCGTCTTGGTGCGCGAGTTATTACAAATAACACCATGGATATTCACGTCTCCGGACATGGACATTCTGGCGACATCAAGCTTATGCATTCGCTTATGCGCCCTAAAGTGATTGTTCCTATTCACGGAGAAATGTTTATGCGAGAAGCACATCGCGATATTGCGATTGATCTCGGATACCCACCCGAACAGATTCCTCTTCTCGAAAACGGAGATATTTTGGAATACGAAAACGGAAGTGTTCGCAAATCAAAGAGCAAAATCCCTGCAGAGCTTATTCTTATCGATGGACTCGGCATGGGAGACGTAGGAACAAAAGTGATGGAGGAGCGCAAAATTATGGCAAATGGAGGAACACTCGTTGTGGTGCTCAAGGTAATGGCAAAAAGTAAACGACTCGTGGGCGATCCTGATATTCTTTCCCGCGGATTTATTTACATGCGCGAAAGCAAGGAGATTTTAAGTGAGGCCCAACAGCAAGCAAAAAAATCGTATGAAATCGCATTACGAGAAGATGCCGAAGTAAAGCGAAATGATCTCAAGAAGGCAGTTCAGAGGAGCCTAAGCACTCTCATCTACAAGCGGATTCAACGCGAACCGATGATTATTCCCGTTATTGTGGAGGTATAATTTTCCCCATCTCATCCCACATTTTTGTTGCTATCTTCTGTTTTGTTCCAGAAAAAGAGATCTCTGAGGAGGTCTCTTTTGGAAGAAAGAAAACTTCTGAAGAATCCTCTCCTAGTGTTCTATGGGAATTGAGAAAAATTCCATCGAGATGTTTTCGTTCGCATTTTTCCCGAGCCACTACTTTTGCATTGGCAGACGTTTCGAGCGCAAAACCGAAAAATCGTTGGTGCTGTAATTTTATTTTTCCGCATTCCGCCGCAATATCTGTTGTTTGAACAAGACTGAGCGAAATCGTTTTTTTCTGGCATTTTTGAGAGGGAATTTTTTCCAATTGTTTCTCAGCAGAAGAAAAATCCGCTACCGCCGCACAAAATATCGCAATGCTTTGTTCTGCTATTTTTTTCTGCGTTTCTCGGAACATTTCCTCTGCCGTTTCCACTCGAAGCACCTCTGTGAAAATGTTTGGAATAGCAACATCTGTTTTTCCAGAAATAAGTGTTACTTCTGCTCCGCGGAAAAACGCTTCTCTTGCCAATGCCAACCCCATTTTCCCCGAACTTTTATTTGTGAGCACTCGAACGGGATCGAGTGGCTCCTCTGTTCTTCCAAGTGTGATGAGTACTTTTTTCCCGAAAAGTGTTGACTGTGAAACAAAACGCTTTGCGAAAAGGGAAATTTCTTCTGCTGGAAGAAGTCGCCCTTCCCCTACAGTGCCACAGGCAAGAGTTCCCGATTCGGTAGGAAGCACTTCAACATTTCGACTCTCAAGGATTTTCATATTTTTTTGTGTTGCTGTTGCCGTGAGCATGGCGGTATTCATGGCGGGTGCAATGAGAACCGGTTTTTTTGTGGCGAGTACAGCGGCCTCAAAAAGACCATTTGCTCTTCCGTGCGCTAAACGAGCAATGCTATCTGCACTTGCCGGAGCAACAAGAATAATGTCCGCATGTTCCGCCCAAAAAAGATGCTGATAATCGGGGCTTGCCAAAATTCCAGGAGGATTCTCGGCAGAAAACCATTCGTTATCGAGCACAGGATTTTGTGAAACAGCGCAGAGCGCCGCAGGAGTAATAAACGCTCTTCCCGATTTTGTCACAACACAATGAACGTCAAAGCCTTCTTTCTGCAGAGCACGAATAAGCTCTGGAGCTTTGAGCGCGGCAACCGACCCAGTGATGACAAGAAGACAGATTTTCATGTGTGATCATAGATTGCCTCCTTTTTAAAAAAGAGACAAAAAAGATCTCTACAAAGATTCTATGCCCGCATCTCGCGAAGCCTCGCAATGCCTTTTGCGTTGGCAGATGGAAAATTGTATTTCGAAAATTCTTCTGGAGAAATCCACAAAAGCTCATCGTGCTCATGTGGAAATGGTTCTCCCGAGAGAATTTGACATCGGAAAAAGCGAAGTCGCCAAAAGAACTCTTTTTCCTCCCACGTTTCTTCAAAAAAATGAGGACGCACGGAGATATTAATGCCAAGCTCTTCCAAAATCTCCCGCTTTACTGCATGACGCCAATCTTCTCCTTTTTCTCGCTTTCCTCCCGGAAATTCCCAATTCCCCCCTTTTTCTAAGGGGCGCCTCGCAATAAGATATTTTCCATCACGACGGATACACGCAGCCGCCACTTCTATCGCTGTTTTTTTTACGGAAATCTTTTTCCCAGCAGAAAGAGAAATTTGAGTGTTTTCCCATTCTTCCTTTTTTCCAGAAGTATAAAAATGACATTTTTTCTGCAAGGGGCATGCTTTGCATTCTGCTCGACGACTTCCGCAAATTTCTGAACCCAAATCCATAAAAGCGTGATTAAGGAGTGGTGCATTTTTTCCTGCTCGTTCGTAAAGTGCTTTCGCACGCGAAACGACCCCTTTTTCCGTACATCCAAAAAACCGTTGAAATATGCGGAGAAGATTGGTGTCGAGCGCTGGTTCCGGCTTTCCAAAGGCAAAACTCATAATAGCGGCAGAAGTGTATGAACCAATGCCCGGAAACTTTTGTAATTCGGAGGAAGTTTTGGGGAAAACTCCGTCATATTGTCGTACAAGAATTCGCGCTGTTTTGAGAAGATTTTTTCCGCGAGAGTAATAACCAAGCCCCTGCCACACAGGAAGAAGATCTTCCCATTCTGCCTCTGCAAGAGACTCAGGGGTCGGAAAACGTTCTAAAAAACGTCGATAATAATCGAGTACCCGAGAAACTTGCGTCTGCTGAAGCATGATTTCAGAAACCCAAATGTAGTACGGATCTCGTGTTTCGCGCCACGGAAGCAAACGAGCATTCTTTTTATACCACGGAAGAATTGCCGAAAGAATATATTCAAAATGCTGTTTCATGTCGCACAAAACTACCACGGAAACATTGTTTTTTACAGTAAACAATTTAAAATTTTTGTTGTATTGTAACTATATATTTTTTTAAACAAACAAAAATGAAAGAAAAAGAACTCTCCCTGGAAGATGCATTTCAGGTCTTATTCAGGTGTTTTTTATGAAATCTGCCATTAATAGAAATTATAGAAGTTTTCGACTTTCGGCTCTCTCAGAAACTGATTCCTCTCTGGCAAAAGAATGAATACTGAAAAACAACATGAAAAATACAATCCGCTAAAAGATAGTAGCTTTTGGGTTGCCTTCTTTCTTAGTGGAGTTCCTTTTCTTCCTTTCCTTGCGCCACAAGGAATGTTATTTGACCTAGCAATACTTATATGCACTCTTTTTTTGGTGACTTGGACAGGATGGATTATTTTTAAAAAAGGAGAAAAATGGAGTCTTATTATTGGTTTTTGTATAGCGTTTATTGTTGCTGTGGCTTCTTCCTACACTATAATAAAGATTAAGGAGCACAGAAATCAGGTAAAAATGGAAGAAGAAATGCAAGAATTGCAAGAGGACATTAAAGAACAGATAGAGTTGGGAAATCTCTAAAGAGAATCATCTTACTTGTGCTATTTCTCGTTGAGTGAGAATCCTTTTCAAAATGCTATTTCGCCATATTTTTTGCGCTTCCAAAAGTGAAAATAGTATGTCTTTCAAGAATCAGAAGACAAGAAGCCATTTTCCCAAAGAAAAATAATCTTGTTGTTTCCCTAAAAACACAATATCTTGTTATTTGCTATTTTTATGAGCACAATATATTGTGTTTTTTATTTTTCATTTTTTCTTATGTCTCCTGCTCCCATTTCGTATCAAATTCAAAAAAGAAACGGAACGCTTACCGATTTTGATGTTTTCAAAATTCAAAATGCTATTTCAAAAGCATCTGGTGCGGCGGGGGAATTTGATTCCAATCTTCCCGAGCGACTTACCGAAAGGGTTGTTCGACTTTTGGATGAACACTACATGCAATCAGAAAAACCGCTTAGCGTAGAGCAGATTCAAGATATGGTGGAAATTGTACTCATGAAAGCGGGGCACCTAAAGATTGCAAAAAACTATATTCTCTATCGCGCAGAGCACAAAAAAATTCGAGAGCAAAAGCAAGAAGAGGTTCGAAAAAAAGTCGAACACCGCACGTTCACTGTTTTGGCAGAAGATGGCTCAGAAATCCTCTTCAATCCTTCGGAGTGGGAAGAGCGCATCCATGAGCTTTCGGATGATCTCCACAATATTTCTTCTGACCGTATTTTTGAGGAAGCAACAAGGCTTCTCTACGATGGTATGAAGGCCTCTGAGCTTCCGGTAGCGATTTTAAATGCCACTCGAACACTCTCAGAAAAACACTACGACTATTCATTTCTTGCGGCACGACTTTTATGCGATCAGCTTCAGCAAAACATCTTGGAATCAAAAAATTTGACCGAAGAATTTGAGCACTATATCAGTCGTGGTATTGAGTACAAACTCCTCAATCCTGAGCTCAAAAAATTTGACCTCAAAAAAATTGCTTCCGCCATCGATTTTAAAAGAGACCAACTCTTTCAATACCTTGGCGCTCGCACCATTGCCGATCGATACCTTTTAAAAACTCCAACGCGTCCACAAAAAATATTCGAACTTCCTCAGTGGATGTGGATGCGTGTTGCTATGGGACTTTCTCTTAAAGAAGAAAATCGGGAGGAACGCGCTATCGAATTCTACAATGTTCTTTCTCAATTCCTGTTTGTTTCAAGCACGCCAACACTTTTCAATTCGGGAACAACCCACTCTCAAATGAGTAGTTGTTATTTAAACACCGTGGACGATTCGCTCACCGGAATTTTTAAGTCGTACGCGGATGTTGCTCAGCTTTCAAAATTTGCTGGAGGAATTGGTACAGACTGGAGCAATATTCGCTCTACCGGCGCCATGATCCGCGGAACCAACGGTGCAAGCCAAGGGGTGATTCCATTTCTCAAAATTTTTAATGATGTCTGCCTCGCAGTCAACCAAGGAGGAAAACGAAAAGGAGCTATGGCAGCGTATTTGGAAATATGGCACGGCGATATTGAAGAGTTCATGGAACTTCGCAAAAACACAGGAGACGAGCGTCGACGAGCGCACGATATTCATCCGGTACTCTGGATTCCCGATCTCTTCATGAAACGCGTCATGGAGAACAAGGAGTGGACGCTTTTTTCTCCAGACGAGGTGCCAGAACTACACCATCTTTATGGAAAGGTGTTTGAGAAAAAATATGAGGAATACGAAAAAAGCGGTATTCCAAGCGCACGAAAAGTTAAAGCGGCGGATATTTGGCGAAAAGCGCTTACCATGCTTTATGAAACCGGTCATCCTTGGATCACTTTTAAAGACCCCTGCAATATTCGCTCTCCGCAAGATCACGTTGGTGTTGTGCACAATAGTAATCTCTGCACAGAAATTACGCTCAACGACAGTACAGATGAAACAGCTGTCTGCAACCTTGGAAGTCTGAATTTGGCAAACATGGTAAAAAGCGGAAAGCTCGACGAAGACCGTATCCGCGAAACGGTTCGCGTTGCCATGCGCATGCTCGACAATGTGATTGATATTAATTTTTACCCAACAAAAGAAGCAGAAAATGCCAACTTTCGACATCGTCCAGTAGGACTTGGCATGATGGGGTATCATGATGCGCTCTACCAACTCGGAATTGATTTTGCGAGTGAAGAGCAGATTGTCTTTGCAGATGAATCGATGGAAATTATTTCGTACTACACTATTCTTGCGAGTTCAGAACTAGCGGCAGAACGCGGAAGCTACTCTTCATACAAGGGATCAAAGTGGGATCGTGGCATTCTTCCTGTTGATTCTCTCAGCCTTTTGGAAGAAGAGCGTGGTATTGCACTCACCATTCCCAAGGGCGGAAAACGAGACTGGAAAAAGGTTCGAGAACATATTCAAAGACATGGCATGCGAAACAGCAACTGCATGGCGATTGCGCCCACGGCAACTATTTCAAACATTGCTGGAAGCGTTCCGTGCGTTGAGCCGATTTTTAAGAACATCTACATGAAGGAAAACCTTTCAGGAAACTTTCTTGTGATCAACAAATACATGATTGATGATCTTGTTTCAGAGCAACTGTGGGATGATGATATGCTCATCCAGCTCAAAGGAAATGACGGATCTCTCGCAAAAATAGAAGGTATTCCCGCAAAACTGAAGAAGAAATATCTCGAGACTTTTGAAATAGAACCACGATTTGTTACCGAATCCGCCGCGCGTCGCCAAAAATGGATTGATCAAGCGTGCTCCACCAATATTTTCCTCAAGACAACCAGCGGAAAAATGCTCAGTCAAACCTATATCGATCTCTGGAAAATGGGTCTCAAAACCACCTATTACCTCCGCACCATTGCCGCAAGTCAAATTACAAAAACCGTAGAAATTCCGGCGAGCATTACCAAATCTTCTCCACCAAAATCACCTTCTTTTTCGAAAGAAAAAGAGAGGTCTTTGCCAGGAAGTGCCATAGATGGAAAAAAAACCTGTTCCATTTTAGATCCCGATTGCGAGGCATGTCAGTAGTAATTACGAAAATGGAGCAGAGTATAACTCTGCTCCATTTTTTAACGACCTATAGGATTTTTTCTGGAGATAAGGTGAAACAATCAAAATGATACTTCTGGAGTTTCGCGTGTTTTTTCACGATCGCCTTCGGGAATTTCGAAAAACTCTCTCTCGGAAAAGTGGTGAATATTCGCCACAATATTCGAAGGAACACTCTGCACTTTTACGTTATATGCCGTTACATTTCCGTTATAAATTCTGCGAGAAGAAGCAATTTGATCTTCCGTTTCCGCAAGTTGTTGCTGAAGTTCGAGAAAGTTTGC
Coding sequences within:
- a CDS encoding ribonuclease J — its product is MMNRFFQKKPKPPQSFRGKKPPLEKQGGHPNVSQENREIQPNEKKGVLRAYILGGLNEVGKNCLALECNGDIIVVDVGMAFPDDEMLGVDFVIPDTTFLERNKKRIRGFVITHGHLDHIGALQHVLPKVGFPPLIMTKLTEGLVRKRLEEHGVNNQTTIHVVDPYKDTFQLGCFALEFFPVNHSIPDCMGVYGKTPAGTFVHTGDFKFDFTPADGNPAEVGRMAEIGKAGVDVLFCESTNAPKAGFCISEKVIAENLHEVVRNAQGRIILASFSSLVSRIQQVVHFANKYNRKVFISGRSMQNTLEIAAQLGFFKVPKGSIRRLGPAADELPANQVLILTTGSQGEPRSALTRIGHGTHPQITVQRGDTIVFSSSPIPGNERGVYSSINNLIRLGARVITNNTMDIHVSGHGHSGDIKLMHSLMRPKVIVPIHGEMFMREAHRDIAIDLGYPPEQIPLLENGDILEYENGSVRKSKSKIPAELILIDGLGMGDVGTKVMEERKIMANGGTLVVVLKVMAKSKRLVGDPDILSRGFIYMRESKEILSEAQQQAKKSYEIALREDAEVKRNDLKKAVQRSLSTLIYKRIQREPMIIPVIVEV
- the coaBC gene encoding bifunctional phosphopantothenoylcysteine decarboxylase/phosphopantothenate--cysteine ligase CoaBC translates to MKICLLVITGSVAALKAPELIRALQKEGFDVHCVVTKSGRAFITPAALCAVSQNPVLDNEWFSAENPPGILASPDYQHLFWAEHADIILVAPASADSIARLAHGRANGLFEAAVLATKKPVLIAPAMNTAMLTATATQKNMKILESRNVEVLPTESGTLACGTVGEGRLLPAEEISLFAKRFVSQSTLFGKKVLITLGRTEEPLDPVRVLTNKSSGKMGLALAREAFFRGAEVTLISGKTDVAIPNIFTEVLRVETAEEMFRETQKKIAEQSIAIFCAAVADFSSAEKQLEKIPSQKCQKKTISLSLVQTTDIAAECGKIKLQHQRFFGFALETSANAKVVAREKCERKHLDGIFLNSHRTLGEDSSEVFFLPKETSSEISFSGTKQKIATKMWDEMGKIIPPQ
- a CDS encoding A/G-specific adenine glycosylase: MKQHFEYILSAILPWYKKNARLLPWRETRDPYYIWVSEIMLQQTQVSRVLDYYRRFLERFPTPESLAEAEWEDLLPVWQGLGYYSRGKNLLKTARILVRQYDGVFPKTSSELQKFPGIGSYTSAAIMSFAFGKPEPALDTNLLRIFQRFFGCTEKGVVSRAKALYERAGKNAPLLNHAFMDLGSEICGSRRAECKACPLQKKCHFYTSGKKEEWENTQISLSAGKKISVKKTAIEVAAACIRRDGKYLIARRPLEKGGNWEFPGGKREKGEDWRHAVKREILEELGINISVRPHFFEETWEEKEFFWRLRFFRCQILSGEPFPHEHDELLWISPEEFSKYNFPSANAKGIARLREMRA
- a CDS encoding ribonucleoside-diphosphate reductase subunit alpha; this translates as MSPAPISYQIQKRNGTLTDFDVFKIQNAISKASGAAGEFDSNLPERLTERVVRLLDEHYMQSEKPLSVEQIQDMVEIVLMKAGHLKIAKNYILYRAEHKKIREQKQEEVRKKVEHRTFTVLAEDGSEILFNPSEWEERIHELSDDLHNISSDRIFEEATRLLYDGMKASELPVAILNATRTLSEKHYDYSFLAARLLCDQLQQNILESKNLTEEFEHYISRGIEYKLLNPELKKFDLKKIASAIDFKRDQLFQYLGARTIADRYLLKTPTRPQKIFELPQWMWMRVAMGLSLKEENREERAIEFYNVLSQFLFVSSTPTLFNSGTTHSQMSSCYLNTVDDSLTGIFKSYADVAQLSKFAGGIGTDWSNIRSTGAMIRGTNGASQGVIPFLKIFNDVCLAVNQGGKRKGAMAAYLEIWHGDIEEFMELRKNTGDERRRAHDIHPVLWIPDLFMKRVMENKEWTLFSPDEVPELHHLYGKVFEKKYEEYEKSGIPSARKVKAADIWRKALTMLYETGHPWITFKDPCNIRSPQDHVGVVHNSNLCTEITLNDSTDETAVCNLGSLNLANMVKSGKLDEDRIRETVRVAMRMLDNVIDINFYPTKEAENANFRHRPVGLGMMGYHDALYQLGIDFASEEQIVFADESMEIISYYTILASSELAAERGSYSSYKGSKWDRGILPVDSLSLLEEERGIALTIPKGGKRDWKKVREHIQRHGMRNSNCMAIAPTATISNIAGSVPCVEPIFKNIYMKENLSGNFLVINKYMIDDLVSEQLWDDDMLIQLKGNDGSLAKIEGIPAKLKKKYLETFEIEPRFVTESAARRQKWIDQACSTNIFLKTTSGKMLSQTYIDLWKMGLKTTYYLRTIAASQITKTVEIPASITKSSPPKSPSFSKEKERSLPGSAIDGKKTCSILDPDCEACQ